The Ovis aries strain OAR_USU_Benz2616 breed Rambouillet chromosome 2, ARS-UI_Ramb_v3.0, whole genome shotgun sequence nucleotide sequence TAGGTTGAACAGACATTGTGTTGAATGTTCTTTCAAGCATCTACCTTTTTATAGGGCCTTTAAaaccacagctgttgagcctgaCATGCATAGGCCTCCTGATGCAGTAAGTGTACAATGAGTTGAGGGCACTTGTGGTTGAAACACCGGTCTTGTGTGTAGAAGTCACATCCCAAGGTCATTACCATTGCACCTAGTCCAATGAGTTTTGGCACTGAATCCTAGAACTGAGCTTTATGTACTGGTAAGCCGTGGAGCTGCCAAGTGTTTCCCTCTTCAATCTAGACTTTGCTTCCCAAGAGAGTCGTGGTCTCCACCCCAATTACCACCAAATTTTGACCTTTATTAATTTGGCAGGAATCTGAATCAAAGTACGAACTGACTAGCTTATCATTATCTAGCACACTTGGCTGCTAGATTTCAGTTCTAGCCCCAAAAGTGACTTTCTAAAACTTTTCAAGACCTGTTACTCCTGATCCTGATTGGAAGGACCAAAAGAGAAGGAACTGTGTATGGTGGCATAATACACGGAGGCTTCTTTTTGGTGATAGTGTCACAGTGCTTATTAGCAGTGAATACATTGCTCATGTACCTGATGCCTGATCATCTCAGCTCAGGATGTAGCCTGGCCTGATGAGCAGTGTAACCATTTAAAgagaactcatgtccatctttCCCAATGAGGTATCTTGTAACAGTTTAAGTTATTAATTGCTGTCACTTTAAGATGCTTCTCATCCCAAATGAATTTCTAGTCTTCATCTATTTTCTCATTCCTTCCATTTCTGTTCCTCTTCAAATGTCCTTGCCTGTTTTACATGTTAAGGCTGTTTCCCAGTGTTCTGGGAAATATTGATATAATCCAACTTTCACTGTTAAATTAGGTGAAAAAGCTGGGGTTCATGATCCATGACCTGCATGTTAGATTTGGGGACAAGAGGCTTGAAAGGACAAGTCCTGATGAGTCTTCAATGGGACATCTTCTCTCTCAATAGGCAACATAACGTGTAGTTCTGATGAGTTCACCTGCTCCAGTGGCCGCTGCATCTCCAGGAATTTCATGTGCAATGGCCAGGATGACTGCAGTGATGGCAGCGACGAGCTGGACTGCGCCTCACCAACCTGCGGGCCCCACGAGTTCCAGTGCAGCACCTCCTCCTGCATCCCTATCAGCTGGGTGTGCGACGACGACGCAGACTGCTCGGACCAGTCGGATGAGTCCCTGGAGCAGTGCGGCCGCCAGCCAGTGATCCACACCAGGTGCCCGGCCAGCGAGATCCAGTGTGGCTCTGGCGAGTGCATCCACAAGAAGTGGCGATGCGACGGGGATCCCGACTGCAAGGACGGCAGCGATGAGGTCAACTGTCGTAAGTCACTTTCCTGTCCGTGAGGCATGCTCAGCTCTCACCCAGGTATCCACCAGGGACACTTTGGCTGACTTCACCCCATCCCATTCTCTCCCCCTGTAGCTTCCCGAACCTGCCGACCTGACCAGTTTGAGTGTGAGGATGGCAGCTGCATCCACGGCAGCAGGCAATGTAACGGCATCCGAGACTGCGTGGACGGTTCTGATGAAGTCAACTGCAAGAACGGTAGGTGTCCCCTGGTTGTGGGTTGTTAGTGCAATGATTGCTCTGATCAGACCCACTGATGGAATCTCTCTTCCGTGTCTCGGTTTGTAGTCAATCAGTGCTTGGGTCCCGGGAAATTCAAGTGCAGAAGTGGGGAATGCATTGATATCAGTAAAGTGTGCAACCAGAAGCAGGACTGCAGGGACTGGAGTGACGAGCCCCTGAAGGAATGCCGTAAGTGAAGGGGTTGCGTGAGGACAGAGTTGGACAGGTTAAGTAGACCCAGCAGAGCTAATGCGGTTTGGAGCCTGCCTAATGCCTGGGTAAACTACTTTAATGAATTAGGTTCAGTGGCTGGGCTTAAAAGTGAAATGTTATGACTTAAAAGTACTGACAAAGTAGTTCATAGTTTCACCCCCTTAATGATAACCAATCAGCAATAGAGAACCTTGACTAAATACTGCTTAACCAACTGTTAACCTGCCAAGAGATTGGGTTTACTATTCCCCCAATACAGGCCGAGATGTATATCTGTAAGACACAATATTAGATCTTGAAAAATCATGGGTTTGACTAGACTATCTAGACCAGTTATCAGGAATAGCCtggattttaaatgttaatagatCAAATATCAATTTGAGTATTGAGTAACTCTACTACCTTTTTCTTTCAGATGTAAATGAGTGCTTGGTTAATAATGGCGGATGCTCCCATATCTGCAAAGACCTAGTTATAGGCTATGAATGTGACTGTGCAGCTGGGTTTGAACTCATAGATAGGAAAACCTGTGGAGGTGAGTTGAAACACAGAGCCTGAGAACAGGGGGTGATGGGAAAGGTCAGAAGATCTCTGTAGGTCATCTAGGAATAGCAAGACTAATTCTAATTTCCCTCCTAGATATTGATGAATGCCAAAATCCGGGAATCTGCAGTCAAATTTGTATCAACTTAAAAGGCGGTTACAAGTGTGAATGTAGTCGTGGCTATCAAATGGATCTTGCCACGGGCGTGTGCAAGGCAGTAGGTAAATGGACTTAGACTGGTGTTGCTCTGGTACCTTTATGAGCAAGTGCTCAGCCAGTGACTACAACAGccaaatgaaatatgaaaataaaatagtactTGAGAGCAATGCTAGTAAATTCACAGTGCAATTGCATATGTTAGATAGCAAACCATTGCCCCAGATGCCTGCCTTGGTCCATTCCTTTTGCATATGTATCATGAATACCTGCTTATTCTCTGCTTCCAAAACTTGAGTGCAATTCAAATAAGTCACTTATTCATCAGCTGCCCTGTTTTGTTGAATGCTGTGACCCAAGGACGGTCTTCTTAAACAGTAGGAAGCGCTCGCAGGCCCAGGGGCATGGACTTTGGCAAGAGTACTCCTGAAGTGTTCAGCAATGCCCTCACTTTTTAAGTGCTCCTCTATTGGGAGGAAGTAACTTGGAAGGACTTTGTCTTCTTTCAGCAAAACTAAATTAACCTGACTCCTGTCTTGCAGGCAAAGAGCCAAGTCTGATCTTCACCAATAGACGAGATATCAGGAAGATTGGCTTGGAGAGGAAAGAATATATCCAACTAGTTGAACAGCTGCGAAACACTGTGGCTCTCGATGCTGACATCGCTGCTCAGAAACTATTCTGGGCTGATCTAAGCCAAAAGGCCATCTTCAGGTAGCTTACAGTTCCATTCTTGGTGTCTTGGTCTAAGTCATTGTCACTGGCCTTTTGAAGGTTTGGAGGAATTTCCCTCATCCTCTAGTTCCAGTCTAGCATTGAATGTCAGGAATGTTAgagctaaggggcttcccaggtggcgctaatggtaaagaacccacctgccaatgcaggagacttgagatgcgagttcagttcctaagttgggaagatcccctggagaagggcatggcaacccactccagtattcttgcctggagaatcccatggacagagggacctggcaggctacagtccatagtgtcacaaagagtcagacacgactggagcagcttagcacacatacacattaaaTCTAAACACTGattctttaattattaaattactATATTACTATATAGTATATTACTATATTACTAATTACTATCAGTTCCTCATTTGAAACTAACAATCTCCTGCAAAATAAAAGATGGCTACAATTATAAGATTATAACAAGTAACATCTtaatttctctgatgttctccctttttttttttccagttgagtTAGTTCATAGTTGCTACAACTAGAATGGCAGTGGTAGCTTTTTCTTATTAGGAACTGTAGAAACTCAGATGATAGTTACTGAAGCAGATAGCTTCACTTAAGAGTATGGTGTTCTTGCAAGTAGAATGCAGACCAACAACAAGATCACCTACAGTGTTAGTAATTTGGAATCGGTAAGCAGCATGGTTACATAATTTGAGTGTTGAACTATGGGGTTACTAGAGTTCATTCTGAACAAAGTAGTTGACCATTTTGTGAGCAGAAAGTCCATTCTCCAGGCTCCGATGGTGTCAAACTCTTAAATTTCTTGTGACCTATTCTGTTTCAGTGCCTCAATTGATGACAAAGTTGGTAGACATGTTAAAATGATCGACAATGTCTATAATCCTGCAGCTATTGCTGTTGATTGGGTGTACAAGACCATCTACTGGACTGACGCGGCTTCTAAGACTATTTCAGTAGCTACCCTAGACGGAACCAAGAGGAAGTTCCTGTTTAACTCTGACTTGCGAGAGCCTGCCTCCATAGCTGTGGACCCGTTGTCTGGGTTTGTATTCTGTGTTTTTCATCACATAGACTTTCAGATGCTATCTGTGTAGGTCAGGAGCTTTCCTCGTGCCTAAAATAGTACTGAAATCCCAGGATTTAACAGCTccctacaacaaagaattatctagtACAAGATGTCAGTGGTGCCATAGTTGAGCAAGCTGGGAGTGAACTCATCTATATGACAGGCCTTCCCTGAGCAGATGACTGCTAGTTCACGTGAATGAAATAACAATTCTGATTTGAGATACATCAAAAGCTGTATTTAACCCTTATGCCCACCCAGCTTCTGTGCATGTTTTACACTGAAGTATAAAGAaagtaatggcaatccactccagtattcttgcctggaaatatggagatatatatatatatggagatatatatatatatggagatatatatatggagatatatacacacacacacacatatatatacacacattctttttcatattcttttcccttatggtttatcGCAAGATAttaaatacagttccctgtgctatacagtgggaccttgttgtttatccattctatatgtaatagtttgtatctgctaatcccaaactcccagtccacccctcccctctcccccacatCCCTCTTGGCAGCCATAgtcagtctgtgagtctgtttctgcttcacaGATAGGCTCATTTCTAAATGCAAGTGATTTAATTTTTGTCTGAACACTTTTATCAGGTTAGCTCTGAATGATCCAACCTAAGTAGTCACATGAGTTGTGAGGATTTTGGTAACCACGTTATCTCTAGGCTTTCATCTAAGTGTGCAAGTTGTCTGAAagtccaatgaaaataaataaacctctCTAGAAACATTTCACTGAGGACTTCCTCCAAATTGCCCCTAAATAATATAGGAAAGCAGCTATTAGCAATTTGACCAAGGCTGTAGTAATCACAATTGACTCCCATGAAGCCTCCCTAGAACACAGCCCAGCCCTGAGTATCTGTAAAACTTGCCAGATACTCCTCTTTTACTCTCTTGAAAGCATTGGCCTTTcataaaggaaatatataacCTGTGACTTTGGGCTGAAGTTTAATGTCAGAGTTACATAGTTTAATATCAGAGTTACATAGTTTAATATAGTTAATAATGAGCTTGTTGATCCAGAGTGTTAACTTTTGTTTACCCAGAACATAACTTTGACCCTGAAGTGGTACAATTTATACTCTAGAGTTTCCCGTTTACTCTTTGAACATATATATCTCAAGCTGCAACTTTATTCCTTCCAAACCACTGAagctgatttctaatttaattcttccCAGCTTTGTTTACTGGTCAGACTGGGGTGAACCAGCTAAAATTGAAAAAGCAGGAATGAATGGGTTTGACAGACGGGCGCTGGTGACAGCGGACATCCAGTGGCCTAACGGAATTACACTTGGTATgtgctttcttccttcctcaaCCATGGTTCAACTGTCTGCAGAGTGTTACTAATCTCTATAGTGAACGCTGGACTATAGCAGACAACTCTAAGGTTCCTTCTTAAGCAGGGATTTGTGATGAGAAGAACCAAACAGTGCAAGTGGAATGGTGGACTTAGCAAATCACTTGCTCCATAATTACTAGCTTTTCTACCCATCTGGGGCTAATCTGTGACATGAATTAGGTGAACTCTCATCATAAACACTCCTGACCTAGGTGCCTTGCATTTCCTGAATTTCAGGGTACTTCTGGCTCCTTAAGGGGAGAACAACAAAATGCTGGCCTCTTTTAATACTTCTATGATGTCACTAATACTTGAGTCAGTTACTTTGACAATCTCAGGTACCCCTTGAGTCCCCCCAGGTGTATGTGGGTGCAGATTCTGCATGCTGCTTCACAAGATTTGGGGAACCCTGTTAAGAACCCCAGCTAGGGGAGGAACAGTGAAAGCAGAGTGCTGGATTCCttagatattttaaatggaaGCAGACCAGTTCTGACTTCTGACCATTCTTTTCCTACCAGACCTTATAAAGGGCCGCCTCTATTGGCTGGATTCCAAATTGCACATGTTATCCAGTGTGGACTTGAACGGCCAAGATCGCAGGATAGTCCTGAGGTCTCTGGAATTCCTAGCTCATCCCCTGGCACTCACAATATTTGAGGTAAGATGTGTGTCTCACATTTAAGCGTATACCTCTGAGTTACTGTAGCAGCTTGGAGAGAAAGAataggggaaggagggaaggatggaggggcATGACTTGAGAAACCTAAACCTAAACCTGGGCCATCACCCGGAACCTGGGCCAGTGGACATGCTGATCCCTCATAGCATTTTAAGAACCTGAACTTGCTTCTCTTAGAGTTTTACATCTGACGTCCCAACCCAGCCTTAAATAAATTTGATCCATTAAATTGGCAGTAAATAATAATGACCTTAGAGACTGACTCATGTTGATCCTACATGTACATACTAATTTGGGGGTTCTGTTTTAGGATCGTGTCTACtggatagatggggaaaatgaagCAGTCTATGGTGCCAATAAATTCACTGGCTTGGAGCTGGCCACTCTAGTTAACAACCTTAATGATGCCCAGGACATCATTGTCTATCACGAACTTGTACAACCATCAGGTATCGTGGGGAAGCAGAGCCCCTCTGGCTACTTTCAGGGCAGCAGCCTGACACAGAGCCCTCTGGGTATCAGCAGCTCCCtagtaactcagcttgctccgtGATGGAAATTTCCCCCCACTGGaccctccctccagcccttcAGACCTGGTGCTCAGTATAGTCTAACTTACAGGTCAAAGAGCTTCAGAACTTCAGCTTTTAGCTTCCCTCCCAACTGTCAGCCTCCTGACTTTTATATCAATCCCTTCCATCCCCCCTTGGCATTCATTCCTTCTTGCTACAACTATTGCACTAAGTAGCTTTTATGCCAtcacctttccctctctctccaccGTGACACCTCTTGTATGGAATTGTATAGATGCTCAAACACCTCTGGGCATGTGGTCTCCTGCTCAGAATACATGACTGGTTCTAGCTAAATGAAACCTCTAGGCCTCCCCGTAGCTGGGttcctcccattctgtgggaGTGAGACAAAGCCAGAAGAACATGCTTCTCCCCTTCCTCTGAGCCTTGGCTGCAAGCTTTGGACCGATAGTGAAGCTAGGTCTGCTCACTCACCTCTTTTGCCACCTCCTCCCTCCATGCATCTATGTACAGCATAACTCTTTTCCTACTTCCAAGAAGTTTTCTGGCTCTGTGTGTCCTTAGAGCATGCTGCCTGTACTACTATTTATCCTTCATGAGTATTGGCTTAACTTTAGGGGTTGACAGAGCAATCCTTAAAGACAAGGGCTCATGTCTTCAGCATCTAGAACCAAGCTTTATGTGTAGCAGGCACTGGAAGACCCATtt carries:
- the VLDLR gene encoding very low-density lipoprotein receptor isoform X2 gives rise to the protein MGTSARWALWLLLALCWAPRESGATGAGRKAKCEASQFQCTNGRCITLLWKCDGDEDCTDGSDEKNCVKKTCAESDFVCNNGQCVPNRWQCDGDPDCEDGSDESPEQCHMRTCRINEISCGARSTQCIPVSWRCDGENDCDSGEDEENCGNITCSSDEFTCSSGRCISRNFMCNGQDDCSDGSDELDCASPTCGPHEFQCSTSSCIPISWVCDDDADCSDQSDESLEQCGRQPVIHTRCPASEIQCGSGECIHKKWRCDGDPDCKDGSDEVNCPSRTCRPDQFECEDGSCIHGSRQCNGIRDCVDGSDEVNCKNVNQCLGPGKFKCRSGECIDISKVCNQKQDCRDWSDEPLKECHVNECLVNNGGCSHICKDLVIGYECDCAAGFELIDRKTCGDIDECQNPGICSQICINLKGGYKCECSRGYQMDLATGVCKAVGKEPSLIFTNRRDIRKIGLERKEYIQLVEQLRNTVALDADIAAQKLFWADLSQKAIFSASIDDKVGRHVKMIDNVYNPAAIAVDWVYKTIYWTDAASKTISVATLDGTKRKFLFNSDLREPASIAVDPLSGFVYWSDWGEPAKIEKAGMNGFDRRALVTADIQWPNGITLDLIKGRLYWLDSKLHMLSSVDLNGQDRRIVLRSLEFLAHPLALTIFEDRVYWIDGENEAVYGANKFTGLELATLVNNLNDAQDIIVYHELVQPSGKNWCEEDVENGGCEYLCLPAPQINDHSPKYTCSCPNGYNLEENGRECQRINLTTAVSEVNVPPKGTSAAWAILPLYISCKHRR
- the VLDLR gene encoding very low-density lipoprotein receptor isoform X3, producing MGTSARWALWLLLALCWAPRESGATGAGRKAKCEASQFQCTNGRCITLLWKCDGDEDCTDGSDEKNCVKKTCAESDFVCNNGQCVPNRWQCDGDPDCEDGSDESPEQCHMRTCRINEISCGARSTQCIPVSWRCDGENDCDSGEDEENCGNITCSSDEFTCSSGRCISRNFMCNGQDDCSDGSDELDCASPTCGPHEFQCSTSSCIPISWVCDDDADCSDQSDESLEQCGRQPVIHTRCPASEIQCGSGECIHKKWRCDGDPDCKDGSDEVNCPSRTCRPDQFECEDGSCIHGSRQCNGIRDCVDGSDEVNCKNVNQCLGPGKFKCRSGECIDISKVCNQKQDCRDWSDEPLKECHVNECLVNNGGCSHICKDLVIGYECDCAAGFELIDRKTCGDIDECQNPGICSQICINLKGGYKCECSRGYQMDLATGVCKAVGKEPSLIFTNRRDIRKIGLERKEYIQLVEQLRNTVALDADIAAQKLFWADLSQKAIFSASIDDKVGRHVKMIDNVYNPAAIAVDWVYKTIYWTDAASKTISVATLDGTKRKFLFNSDLREPASIAVDPLSGFVYWSDWGEPAKIEKAGMNGFDRRALVTADIQWPNGITLDLIKGRLYWLDSKLHMLSSVDLNGQDRRIVLRSLEFLAHPLALTIFEDRVYWIDGENEAVYGANKFTGLELATLVNNLNDAQDIIVYHELVQPSGKNWCEEDVENGGCEYLCLPAPQINDHSPKYTCSCPNGYNLEENGRECQSTATTVNYNETKDTNTAEISPTSGLIPGGINLTTAVSEVNVPPKGTSAAWAILPLLLLAMAAVGGYLMWRNWQHKNMKSMNFDNPVYLKTTEEDLSIDIGRHSASVGHTYPAISVVSTDDDLA
- the VLDLR gene encoding very low-density lipoprotein receptor isoform X1; translation: MGTSARWALWLLLALCWAPRESGATGAGRKAKCEASQFQCTNGRCITLLWKCDGDEDCTDGSDEKNCVKKTCAESDFVCNNGQCVPNRWQCDGDPDCEDGSDESPEQCHMRTCRINEISCGARSTQCIPVSWRCDGENDCDSGEDEENCGNITCSSDEFTCSSGRCISRNFMCNGQDDCSDGSDELDCASPTCGPHEFQCSTSSCIPISWVCDDDADCSDQSDESLEQCGRQPVIHTRCPASEIQCGSGECIHKKWRCDGDPDCKDGSDEVNCPSRTCRPDQFECEDGSCIHGSRQCNGIRDCVDGSDEVNCKNVNQCLGPGKFKCRSGECIDISKVCNQKQDCRDWSDEPLKECHVNECLVNNGGCSHICKDLVIGYECDCAAGFELIDRKTCGDIDECQNPGICSQICINLKGGYKCECSRGYQMDLATGVCKAVGKEPSLIFTNRRDIRKIGLERKEYIQLVEQLRNTVALDADIAAQKLFWADLSQKAIFSASIDDKVGRHVKMIDNVYNPAAIAVDWVYKTIYWTDAASKTISVATLDGTKRKFLFNSDLREPASIAVDPLSGFVYWSDWGEPAKIEKAGMNGFDRRALVTADIQWPNGITLDLIKGRLYWLDSKLHMLSSVDLNGQDRRIVLRSLEFLAHPLALTIFEDRVYWIDGENEAVYGANKFTGLELATLVNNLNDAQDIIVYHELVQPSGKNWCEEDVENGGCEYLCLPAPQINDHSPKYTCSCPNGYNLEENGRECQRINLTTAVSEVNVPPKGTSAAWAILPLLLLAMAAVGGYLMWRNWQHKNMKSMNFDNPVYLKTTEEDLSIDIGRHSASVGHTYPAISVVSTDDDLA